In the Nymphalis io chromosome 2, ilAglIoxx1.1, whole genome shotgun sequence genome, one interval contains:
- the LOC126779667 gene encoding uncharacterized protein LOC126779667: protein MLYFNMSPSVRLLVTFALLHQVVFIASAKANTKSKNGPNCQSFSQGVTFKDTEAIGVWHLLHFRTEKTKGSGDPHCVEFTPVDEKEINELKDQIGKFVENLNWENITLKMQIPCKSINKTRDYYLERLGGDGSYRTLQKPPSSAKLDLAEFNRYPMRLKIIEGIYLGMMDCHEKFVFILGKQPPEGKELDDRLKKMIEAYWPEE, encoded by the exons ATGCTGTACTTCAACATGTCTCCATCAGTTCGGCTTCTTGTGACttttg CACTACTCCATCAAGTGGTATTCATAGCAAGCGCAAAAGCAAATACTAAAAGCAAAAATGGACCGAATTGTCAAAGTTTTTCGCAAGGCGTTACTTTCAAAGACACGGAAGCAATAGGTGTATGGCACCTTTTGCATTTCAGAACAGAAAAGACGAAAGGTTCTGGTGATCCTCATTGCGTGGAATTCACTCCCGTTGATGAAAAG GAAATAAATGAGTTAAAAGATCAAATCGGAAAGTTCGTAGAGAATCTTAATTGGgaaaatattacattgaaaatgCAAATACCTTGTAAAAGTATCAACAAAACCAGAGATTATTATTTAGAGAGATTGGGAGGTGACGGTTCCTACAGGACTTTGCAGAAGCCACCATCCTCAG CTAAACTAGACCTAGCAGAGTTTAACCGTTACCCAATGCGTCTGAAAATAATTGAGGGTATATACCTCGGCATGATGGACTGTCACGAAAAATTCGTCTTCATCCTTGGAAAGCAACCACCTGAAGGCAAGGAGTTAGATGATCGTCTTAAGAAGATGATTGAAGCATATTGGCCggaagaataa